The following are encoded in a window of Clostridium thermarum genomic DNA:
- a CDS encoding metal-sensing transcriptional repressor has translation MVEHNHPNNKAVINRLSRISWHVDAIKHMIEDGRDCNEVLIQISVVVSALNNTGKVILKDHINHCVKDAIKNNNDTVLENLNNAIDKYFK, from the coding sequence GTGGTTGAGCATAATCATCCAAATAATAAAGCCGTAATTAATAGATTATCAAGGATTAGCTGGCATGTAGATGCTATTAAGCATATGATTGAAGATGGAAGAGATTGCAATGAGGTATTAATTCAGATTTCCGTTGTGGTGTCTGCACTAAATAACACAGGCAAGGTAATATTAAAGGATCACATAAATCATTGTGTGAAAGATGCAATTAAAAATAATAATGATACCGTTTTAGAGAACCTTAATAATGCTATAGACAAGTATTTTAAATAG
- a CDS encoding DMT family transporter, with the protein MNKVKIFPRIQALLSALLFGASAPLAKMLLGHIEPVSLASFLYLGSGTGLLLYQMITNLIGKKGHAEAPLLKKDFPWLLGAVLFGGIIAPIILMSSLKITPASTAALLLNFEGVSTTLIALFFFKESVGKRVWIAVSCITIASILLSWDFNNQWGFSLGALGVVGACVCWGIDNNFTRNISAKNPFSIAIFKGFVAGSFSLFLALLLKQHIPDFKVVLLAMILGFFSYGLSIVLFVLAMRELGSARTSAFFATSPFIGAILAFLLNNDVPSFMFVIALPVMILGTFFLLKEDHNHSHSHEHMVHEHRHSHNDNHHNHVHLTGEVPPSGYHSHIHEHEEVLHEHPHTPDIHHRHAH; encoded by the coding sequence ATGAATAAAGTGAAGATTTTTCCCAGAATTCAGGCATTGCTTTCAGCCCTTCTCTTTGGTGCAAGTGCTCCACTGGCAAAAATGCTCTTAGGTCACATAGAACCAGTTTCACTTGCTTCTTTTCTTTACTTGGGAAGCGGAACTGGATTGCTGTTATATCAGATGATAACTAATTTGATTGGCAAGAAAGGACATGCGGAGGCTCCACTTTTAAAAAAAGATTTTCCTTGGCTTCTTGGTGCTGTATTATTTGGTGGAATTATTGCACCTATTATATTGATGTCAAGTCTAAAGATTACACCGGCATCTACAGCGGCATTACTTCTAAATTTTGAGGGTGTATCAACAACTCTGATTGCTTTATTTTTCTTCAAAGAAAGCGTAGGCAAGAGGGTTTGGATTGCAGTTTCGTGTATCACAATTGCAAGTATTTTACTTTCATGGGATTTTAACAACCAATGGGGATTTTCTTTAGGAGCATTGGGAGTAGTTGGTGCATGTGTTTGTTGGGGAATTGACAATAACTTTACAAGAAATATTTCTGCAAAGAATCCTTTTTCTATAGCAATTTTTAAAGGTTTCGTAGCAGGTTCATTTTCATTATTTCTGGCACTTTTATTGAAACAGCATATTCCGGACTTTAAAGTAGTATTATTAGCTATGATTCTTGGGTTCTTTAGCTATGGGTTAAGTATCGTCTTATTTGTCCTTGCTATGAGGGAGTTAGGGAGTGCTAGAACTAGTGCATTTTTTGCAACATCACCTTTTATTGGGGCAATCTTGGCATTTTTATTAAATAATGACGTTCCAAGTTTCATGTTTGTTATAGCATTGCCTGTAATGATATTAGGGACATTCTTTTTGTTAAAAGAGGATCATAACCACAGTCATAGCCATGAACATATGGTCCATGAGCATAGGCACAGTCATAATGATAATCATCACAACCATGTACATTTAACTGGAGAAGTCCCGCCTAGCGGTTATCATTCTCACATACACGAACATGAAGAAGTGTTGCATGAGCATCCACATACTCCCGATATACACCACAGGCATGCCCATTAA